The following proteins come from a genomic window of Pirellula staleyi DSM 6068:
- the hemA gene encoding glutamyl-tRNA reductase: MKLHMVGCSHHSASVEIRERLAFSRSQAETALEQLRRTYPETEAVLLSTCNRVELYLAAETSEQCPSHHDLVTFIANFHGLDPSQVFNELFEHTGEDFVRHLFTVAASLDSMVVGESQILSQVKQAYELATEKSCVGPLTNAAFQAALRVAKRVATETAIQQKRLSIPSVAVAELASQMFERFDDKQIVVIGAGEMGEETLRYLIDEGAKQISICNRSLARAEELAAKLAGKPEPWNKLHDLLADADLVVSATGATEPIITKADFKAISALRFQKPLMILDLAIPRDFDPAISKFSGVYLYSIDDLAKVCESNRAQRQAEWPKAERIIEEETARFMADLNHRSTAPTIKRLKARADDVKREELARLLNKLGALDPRIENEITTSFERLVNKLLHPPLESLREETRTGTQSGLLDALKRLFQLKD, encoded by the coding sequence TTGAAACTGCACATGGTGGGGTGTAGTCACCATAGCGCGTCGGTAGAAATCCGCGAGCGACTCGCCTTCAGTCGTTCTCAGGCGGAAACTGCGCTCGAACAACTTCGCCGCACCTATCCCGAAACCGAAGCAGTGCTGCTGTCGACCTGCAATCGCGTCGAGCTCTATCTGGCGGCTGAAACATCCGAGCAATGCCCGTCGCATCACGACCTGGTGACGTTCATTGCCAACTTTCATGGCCTCGATCCTAGCCAAGTCTTCAACGAACTCTTCGAACATACAGGCGAAGATTTTGTACGCCATCTCTTCACCGTTGCTGCGAGTCTCGACAGCATGGTGGTGGGGGAATCACAAATCCTTTCGCAAGTGAAGCAAGCCTACGAACTGGCGACCGAAAAAAGTTGCGTCGGCCCTCTCACCAACGCTGCCTTTCAAGCTGCTCTGCGGGTTGCGAAACGGGTCGCTACCGAAACCGCGATTCAGCAAAAGAGGCTGAGCATTCCGAGCGTCGCTGTGGCCGAACTGGCGAGCCAGATGTTCGAGCGCTTTGACGATAAACAGATCGTGGTGATCGGCGCCGGCGAGATGGGTGAAGAGACCCTCCGCTATTTGATCGACGAAGGTGCCAAACAGATTTCGATTTGCAATCGGAGCCTCGCACGAGCCGAAGAACTGGCCGCTAAACTGGCTGGCAAGCCTGAACCATGGAACAAGCTCCACGATCTGCTGGCCGATGCGGATCTGGTGGTGAGCGCCACCGGCGCCACTGAACCGATCATTACGAAAGCCGACTTCAAAGCGATTTCTGCTCTCCGGTTTCAAAAGCCGCTGATGATCCTCGACCTGGCGATCCCGCGCGACTTCGATCCTGCGATCAGCAAGTTCTCGGGGGTCTATCTCTATTCCATCGACGACCTAGCGAAGGTTTGCGAAAGCAACCGAGCGCAGCGCCAAGCCGAGTGGCCCAAAGCGGAACGGATTATCGAGGAAGAGACTGCGCGGTTCATGGCCGACCTGAATCATCGCAGCACCGCGCCGACGATTAAGCGTCTCAAAGCCCGCGCCGATGATGTCAAACGCGAAGAGCTCGCGCGACTCTTAAACAAACTCGGCGCGCTCGATCCCAGGATTGAAAACGAGATCACCACATCGTTTGAGCGCCTCGTGAATAAGCTCCTCCATCCGCCGCTAGAATCGCTGCGTGAAGAGACTCGCACCGGAACTCAGTCGGGCTTGCTCGACGCTCTTAAACGGCTCTTTCAGCTCAAAGATTAA
- a CDS encoding HEAT repeat domain-containing protein, translating into MPGAGDPFGAGGGTTKPAGEKKADESPIDEPPVIQQLRDSKPDTATKLLEAAHAVLLYGRPDESKRYLSQLLGAKLPEAQFAEAAKEVGSAVLLRLASDPAIQPEGKQAADMAFAAGAKVAADPALIATMIPLLASDSPVDQRRALSQLADAGPNVVAPLLKWLADPAKKNDAKYIRAALTRLATDTEEPLLAALQHPNDSVREQVILTLGMMKSQRAVPQLVGIVGRDENQTDTQAAAACLRRIIGSSPSRAEAAKYLRQEIAELFAGMFPIAADPDGNVPHWTLDAKTGNLNVAPLPRSDAALQLATILADDLAAIDSESLSAKKLQLITALEQAKIASGYQQGLDLNLPAVKQALDADVLLVEQSLTEAMAMKRPLAAVALCEVLGQKNETVLQGSGGSKRALAEALTSTDRRVRLAATLAILKIQPQQRFAGSSYFILALQELLATTGDRRVLIAHPRAVEGQSLVGFMKELSFDAESATTGKRILESAVQNPDYEMLLISTSIDQPPVVELVQWLRRDYRTAGLPIGVMARNEELDELRERFADDKLVHVMPHILEVGHASFEIDRMITRMGRAYVTRDERMQLARTATKALAPMLASSTLIDRFELRRLEQPLLEAITRSTLSPQAIDLLGILATPKAQLSLVEFASEPSHAAEARDRAAKAFAAARKSRGLLLTQARILEQYAIYNASETQSKETQAILGSILDAIEDTPVTPTSTTSSK; encoded by the coding sequence CTGCTTTACGGCCGCCCCGACGAATCGAAGCGCTACTTGTCCCAGCTGCTCGGCGCCAAGCTGCCCGAAGCCCAGTTCGCCGAAGCTGCGAAGGAAGTGGGATCGGCTGTTCTGCTGCGACTCGCAAGCGACCCCGCCATTCAGCCCGAGGGGAAGCAAGCCGCCGATATGGCCTTCGCCGCAGGGGCAAAAGTTGCCGCCGATCCGGCCCTCATTGCCACCATGATTCCGCTGCTGGCGAGCGACAGCCCGGTCGATCAGCGCCGCGCACTTTCGCAGCTTGCCGACGCCGGCCCCAACGTTGTCGCGCCGCTGCTCAAGTGGCTTGCCGATCCTGCGAAGAAGAACGACGCCAAATACATTCGCGCTGCACTCACTCGTCTGGCGACCGACACCGAAGAGCCGCTGCTCGCCGCGCTCCAGCACCCCAACGACTCGGTTCGCGAACAAGTGATCCTGACGCTCGGCATGATGAAGTCGCAGCGCGCCGTACCACAACTGGTTGGCATCGTTGGTCGCGACGAAAATCAAACCGACACACAAGCCGCTGCAGCCTGCCTGCGACGCATCATCGGCAGCTCACCCAGCCGAGCAGAAGCTGCCAAATATTTGCGACAAGAGATCGCCGAGCTCTTCGCCGGAATGTTTCCAATTGCAGCCGATCCCGATGGCAATGTTCCCCACTGGACCCTCGATGCGAAGACCGGCAACCTGAATGTCGCTCCCCTTCCACGTAGCGATGCCGCTCTACAACTAGCCACCATCCTGGCCGACGACTTGGCCGCGATCGACAGCGAGAGCCTGAGCGCGAAGAAGCTGCAGCTGATCACCGCGCTCGAGCAAGCGAAGATCGCCAGCGGATATCAGCAGGGACTCGATCTGAACCTACCTGCAGTGAAGCAGGCACTCGATGCCGATGTGCTGCTCGTAGAACAGTCGCTCACTGAAGCGATGGCCATGAAACGCCCGCTTGCTGCTGTCGCGCTCTGCGAAGTCCTTGGTCAGAAGAACGAAACCGTGCTGCAAGGCTCCGGTGGTTCGAAGCGAGCCCTCGCCGAAGCACTCACGAGCACCGATCGCCGCGTCCGTCTCGCAGCAACCCTTGCGATTCTCAAAATTCAACCGCAGCAGCGTTTTGCCGGATCGAGCTACTTCATTCTCGCCCTGCAAGAGCTGCTCGCTACGACCGGCGATCGACGCGTACTGATTGCCCATCCACGAGCAGTGGAAGGTCAGTCGCTCGTCGGTTTCATGAAGGAACTATCGTTCGATGCCGAGTCGGCCACAACAGGTAAACGCATTCTCGAATCAGCGGTGCAGAACCCCGATTACGAAATGCTGCTGATTAGTACGTCGATCGATCAGCCACCAGTGGTCGAGCTTGTACAGTGGTTGCGCCGCGACTATCGCACTGCTGGTCTGCCAATTGGTGTGATGGCACGGAATGAAGAACTCGACGAACTTCGCGAGCGATTTGCCGATGATAAGCTCGTGCATGTGATGCCGCACATCCTCGAAGTGGGACATGCTTCGTTCGAAATCGACCGGATGATCACACGGATGGGACGGGCGTATGTCACGCGCGACGAGCGGATGCAACTCGCCCGCACTGCCACCAAAGCACTCGCACCAATGCTCGCCTCGAGCACATTGATCGACCGGTTTGAACTCCGTCGACTCGAACAGCCGCTGCTCGAAGCAATCACACGCTCGACACTCAGTCCGCAAGCGATCGATTTGCTTGGTATCCTCGCAACTCCGAAAGCGCAGCTGTCGCTGGTCGAGTTTGCCAGCGAGCCCTCGCATGCCGCTGAAGCGCGCGACCGGGCCGCCAAAGCGTTTGCAGCAGCTCGCAAGAGTCGCGGCTTGCTGCTAACCCAAGCACGCATCCTCGAGCAATACGCGATTTACAACGCCAGCGAAACCCAAAGTAAAGAAACTCAGGCGATCCTCGGTAGCATTTTGGATGCGATCGAAGATACTCCTGTCACCCCCACCAGCACGACGAGCAGTAAGTAG
- a CDS encoding sigma-54 dependent transcriptional regulator has translation MSTFRPNHSDHGPTIAGIIGASPAMDAVYRLTRKVARTNASVLILGETGSGKELIATSIHRLSNRAQGPFVRVNCGALSESLLESELFGHVRGAFTGAVNNRTGRFEAAHTGTIFLDEINSTSLLLQVKLLRVLQEREFERVGDTNTIRVDTRVIAASNRNLRDEVEAERFREDLYWRLNVVPIDIPPLRQRREDIPALVAHFLSVYSEANNKHVVHIQPEAIEALQDYDWPGNVRELQNYAERAVAMADGDELTLELLPDAVLGRPERRGGRAKGGGDYDSQVCDVVNTGISTAPSDETKLYERVVNKVERELIVQVMQACGGVQTKAATKLGINRNTLRNKLQEYNLEAKEE, from the coding sequence ATGTCCACTTTCCGCCCCAACCACAGCGATCATGGCCCGACTATTGCGGGCATCATCGGCGCAAGTCCTGCGATGGACGCCGTGTATCGCCTCACGCGCAAAGTGGCCCGCACCAACGCCTCGGTCCTGATCTTAGGCGAAACAGGTAGCGGCAAAGAACTGATCGCCACATCGATCCACCGACTGAGCAATCGCGCGCAAGGCCCTTTTGTGCGTGTCAACTGCGGCGCACTGAGCGAGAGCCTGCTCGAAAGCGAACTCTTCGGGCATGTGCGCGGCGCATTCACCGGCGCTGTGAACAACCGGACCGGACGCTTCGAAGCAGCCCACACCGGCACGATCTTTCTCGACGAAATCAACAGCACGTCGCTCCTCTTGCAAGTGAAGCTGCTGCGTGTGCTTCAAGAACGCGAGTTCGAGCGCGTCGGCGACACCAACACCATTCGCGTCGACACACGTGTCATCGCGGCGAGCAACCGCAACCTGCGCGACGAAGTCGAAGCGGAACGATTTCGCGAAGACTTGTACTGGCGACTCAATGTCGTGCCGATCGATATTCCGCCACTGCGTCAGCGTCGCGAAGATATCCCCGCGCTCGTCGCCCACTTTCTGAGCGTCTACAGCGAGGCGAACAACAAGCACGTCGTCCATATTCAGCCCGAAGCGATCGAAGCCCTGCAAGACTACGACTGGCCCGGAAATGTGCGCGAACTGCAGAACTACGCCGAACGTGCAGTGGCGATGGCCGACGGCGACGAACTCACCCTCGAACTCCTTCCCGATGCCGTGCTGGGACGCCCCGAACGCCGCGGTGGACGGGCCAAAGGGGGTGGCGACTACGACTCGCAAGTATGCGACGTGGTGAACACCGGTATCAGCACCGCACCCAGCGACGAAACCAAGCTCTACGAGCGCGTCGTCAACAAGGTCGAACGGGAACTGATCGTCCAGGTAATGCAGGCTTGCGGCGGCGTGCAAACCAAGGCTGCCACGAAACTAGGCATCAACCGCAACACCCTCCGCAATAAGCTTCAGGAATACAACCTCGAAGCGAAAGAAGAATAA